The following proteins are co-located in the Xanthocytophaga agilis genome:
- the bamA gene encoding outer membrane protein assembly factor BamA, with protein sequence MRKIILLFFSCCFAVTAYSQIAPSGSSTSNNVDINYNRPKEYEIAEITVTGIQFLDPNSMISVSGLKVGDRITVPGDDISSAIRKIWALSLVGDVDIKATKIEGDKIWLNIHLTERARLAKFSFRGIRKGESDALTDKIKLIKGKIVTDALIKNTQLAVRKYFVDKGFMNTVVKVNQVRDTSLPGNSVTLIFNVDKKRKVKIHEIEFDGNSIFSDAKLHKKLKKTKEKKIYHIFTPSKYIASQYEEDKEKLANFYSANGYRDFRIISDTVFAHNSKTINIHMKIEEGKKYYYRNIYWEGNYLYSNEQLASILKIKKGDVYNIEDLEKRLRFNPTGEDITSLYMDYGYLFFDIRPEEISVVNDSVDVLLHINEGEQATINKVTLAGNTQTSDYVVLRELRTIPGQKFSRRNILRTQQELGALQFFDPQKINPNIQPNPSDGTVDIEWQVEEKPSDQIQLSGGWGGAVGFVGTVGLTFNNFSSRKVFDRQAWRPVPKGDGQRLSLQVQANGKSFQNYSISFSEPWFGGKKPNTLSFSVSHSINSNNFGKTLQNYYARLGTSDGSYRALQITSFTVGLAKRLKVPDDFFSLSTSLSYLIYNNINQYSQTYYGTNFPSGVSHNVTLNATLSRSSISDFQYPRSGSSISLSATFTPPWTTLGVSSESSRLVEYHKWMFDSQWNISLIGKLVLHTRAHMGFIGRYRSDVGYTPFERFVLGGSGMVGMQGGGFLLGRDIIPLRGYDEQKVGPLNSSGNATGGIVYNKYVTELRYPVTTSQTATIYMLGFMEAGNNWGSYKEFNPFNLRRTVGVGARIFMPAFGLIGIDFGQGLDPIPGISNNGLKTFIFSIGQQIR encoded by the coding sequence ATGCGTAAAATTATTCTTCTGTTTTTCTCCTGCTGCTTTGCTGTAACTGCCTATTCTCAGATAGCTCCTTCAGGAAGTAGTACATCTAATAATGTCGATATTAACTATAATAGACCAAAAGAATATGAAATCGCAGAGATCACAGTAACAGGTATCCAGTTCCTGGATCCTAATTCTATGATATCCGTTTCAGGTCTGAAGGTTGGAGATCGCATTACTGTACCTGGTGATGATATCAGTTCAGCTATCCGGAAAATATGGGCATTAAGTTTGGTCGGAGACGTTGATATTAAAGCAACTAAAATTGAAGGTGATAAGATATGGTTAAATATCCATCTAACTGAACGAGCAAGGTTAGCGAAGTTTTCTTTTAGAGGAATACGAAAAGGAGAAAGTGATGCATTAACAGATAAAATAAAACTAATCAAAGGAAAGATTGTTACAGATGCACTTATTAAAAACACACAATTAGCAGTTCGCAAGTATTTTGTAGACAAAGGCTTCATGAATACTGTAGTGAAAGTAAATCAGGTACGTGATACAAGTCTTCCTGGAAATTCTGTAACTCTCATTTTCAATGTAGATAAAAAACGTAAAGTAAAGATCCACGAAATTGAATTTGACGGAAATTCTATCTTTTCAGATGCCAAGCTCCATAAAAAATTAAAAAAGACAAAAGAGAAAAAGATCTACCACATCTTTACCCCATCTAAATACATTGCATCTCAATATGAGGAAGATAAAGAAAAACTAGCTAATTTCTATAGTGCTAATGGTTATCGTGACTTCCGCATTATCTCAGACACAGTCTTTGCCCATAATAGCAAAACCATTAATATTCATATGAAGATAGAAGAAGGAAAGAAATACTACTATCGAAATATATACTGGGAAGGAAATTATTTGTATTCAAATGAACAGCTGGCAAGTATTCTTAAAATTAAAAAGGGAGATGTTTATAATATAGAGGATCTGGAGAAACGCCTTAGATTTAACCCAACAGGAGAAGACATCACATCCCTATACATGGATTATGGTTATTTATTCTTTGATATTCGACCTGAAGAAATTTCTGTTGTTAATGACTCAGTAGACGTATTGCTTCATATAAATGAAGGAGAACAAGCTACCATTAACAAAGTAACACTAGCAGGAAATACCCAAACCAGCGACTATGTAGTATTACGCGAACTTCGTACAATTCCAGGACAAAAGTTTAGCCGTCGGAATATTTTAAGAACACAACAGGAGTTAGGTGCACTACAATTCTTTGATCCACAAAAGATTAATCCAAATATCCAGCCTAATCCATCTGATGGAACTGTAGATATTGAATGGCAGGTCGAAGAGAAGCCAAGTGACCAGATTCAGTTATCTGGTGGCTGGGGAGGTGCTGTCGGATTTGTAGGTACTGTAGGTTTAACATTCAATAACTTTTCTAGTAGAAAAGTATTTGATCGTCAGGCGTGGAGACCTGTACCAAAAGGAGATGGACAACGGTTATCCTTACAGGTACAGGCTAATGGAAAGTCCTTCCAGAACTATTCTATCTCATTTAGTGAGCCATGGTTTGGAGGCAAAAAGCCAAATACATTAAGTTTTAGCGTTTCACACTCTATTAACAGCAACAACTTCGGTAAAACGCTTCAAAACTACTATGCAAGATTAGGAACCTCTGACGGATCTTATCGCGCATTGCAGATTACCTCATTTACAGTAGGTCTGGCAAAAAGGTTAAAAGTACCTGATGATTTCTTCTCATTGAGTACGTCATTATCTTACCTGATATACAATAATATTAACCAATATAGCCAAACCTATTATGGAACAAACTTCCCTAGTGGTGTATCACACAACGTTACATTAAATGCTACTCTATCCCGTAGCAGTATCAGTGATTTCCAATACCCTCGTAGTGGTTCTTCAATCTCTTTAAGTGCTACTTTCACTCCACCTTGGACTACATTGGGAGTATCGAGCGAGAGCAGTCGTCTGGTGGAATATCACAAATGGATGTTCGACTCTCAATGGAATATTAGCCTTATAGGTAAACTGGTATTACATACACGTGCACACATGGGCTTTATCGGACGTTATCGTTCAGATGTAGGCTATACACCATTTGAACGTTTCGTATTGGGAGGTTCTGGTATGGTTGGTATGCAGGGTGGTGGATTCCTATTAGGCCGTGATATCATTCCTCTACGTGGATATGATGAACAAAAAGTAGGTCCATTAAACAGTAGTGGAAACGCAACAGGAGGTATTGTATATAACAAGTATGTTACAGAACTTCGCTATCCTGTCACAACCAGCCAAACAGCAACGATTTATATGCTTGGATTTATGGAAGCTGGTAATAACTGGGGTTCATACAAAGAATTTAATCCATTTAACTTACGTCGCACTGTAGGAGTTGGCGCAAGAATATTCATGCCTGCCTTTGGCTTAATTGGTATTGACTTTGGACAAGGACTTGACCCTATTCCAGGTATATCAAACAATGGATTAAAAACATTTATATTCTCTATTGGACAACAAATCCGTTAA
- a CDS encoding isoprenyl transferase: MDGNGRWAKKQGAMRVFGHRNAIKAVRDTTEACAELGIKYLTLYAFSTENWSRPQAEVNALMELLVSTIRSETETLMKNNVRLLAIGNIQNLPKNCQKELAEAIEITSRNTGLSLVLALSYSGRWEITEAIKQISTKVASGELSVNEITDQVISQHLTTKNIPDPELLIRTSGEMRISNFLLWQIAYTELFICDTLWPDFRRENLYEAILAYQQRERRFGKISEQVNA, encoded by the coding sequence ATGGATGGCAATGGGCGATGGGCCAAAAAGCAAGGGGCAATGCGTGTATTTGGCCATAGAAATGCCATCAAAGCCGTGCGGGATACAACAGAAGCCTGTGCAGAGCTAGGTATCAAATACCTGACTCTGTATGCATTCTCAACAGAAAACTGGTCTCGTCCTCAAGCTGAAGTGAATGCATTAATGGAGTTGTTAGTTTCTACAATACGTTCTGAAACAGAAACATTGATGAAAAACAATGTGCGGTTACTTGCCATTGGAAATATTCAGAATTTACCAAAAAATTGTCAAAAAGAATTAGCAGAGGCTATTGAGATCACTAGTAGAAATACAGGTCTTTCATTAGTGTTAGCACTAAGTTATAGTGGTCGCTGGGAAATCACAGAAGCAATTAAGCAAATTTCAACCAAAGTTGCATCTGGAGAATTATCTGTTAATGAAATTACAGACCAAGTAATCAGCCAGCACCTAACCACCAAAAATATACCCGATCCGGAGTTACTCATTCGTACTAGTGGAGAAATGCGTATCAGTAACTTTCTTTTATGGCAGATTGCCTATACAGAATTATTTATTTGTGATACTCTCTGGCCAGATTTCAGAAGAGAAAATCTGTATGAAGCAATATTAGCATATCAGCAAAGAGAACGTCGTTTTGGAAAGATCAGCGAGCAAGTCAATGCTTGA
- a CDS encoding alpha/beta hydrolase, with amino-acid sequence MNFTIKESAGYQYIDEGQGEVLLLLHGLFGALSNWEGVINGFSSNYRVVIPLMPIYEMPYKEASVDGLSEFIEGFIAHKDLHDLTLLGNSLGGHIGLVYTLNNPHNVKRLVLTGSSGLFENSMGGSFPKRGSYDYIRERVGYTFYDPNTATKELVDEVFEITNSISKCMNIVAIAKSAQRHNMAEEIPKITVPTLLVWGLNDTITPPHVAHEFNRLMPNSELRFIDKCCHAPMMEQPYLFNRILTEWLTVEKNVEKVLH; translated from the coding sequence ATGAATTTTACCATTAAAGAATCAGCAGGATACCAGTATATTGACGAAGGCCAGGGAGAAGTACTGCTATTATTACATGGTCTTTTTGGTGCTTTAAGTAATTGGGAAGGGGTAATTAATGGATTTTCATCCAATTATCGGGTGGTTATTCCTCTAATGCCCATTTATGAGATGCCCTATAAAGAAGCTAGTGTTGATGGGTTATCAGAATTCATTGAAGGATTTATTGCCCATAAAGATTTGCATGACTTAACTTTGTTAGGAAATTCGTTGGGAGGACATATCGGATTGGTATATACATTGAATAACCCTCATAATGTAAAACGACTTGTATTAACAGGCAGTTCAGGATTATTTGAAAACTCTATGGGAGGTTCTTTTCCCAAGAGAGGAAGTTATGATTATATCAGAGAAAGAGTTGGATATACTTTCTATGATCCAAATACAGCAACAAAAGAGTTAGTTGACGAAGTATTTGAGATAACTAACAGCATATCCAAATGTATGAATATTGTGGCTATTGCCAAGTCAGCGCAGCGCCACAATATGGCAGAAGAAATACCGAAGATTACCGTACCAACTTTATTAGTGTGGGGTTTAAATGATACTATTACTCCTCCACATGTAGCACACGAGTTCAACAGGTTAATGCCTAACTCTGAATTACGTTTTATTGATAAGTGTTGCCATGCACCAATGATGGAGCAACCCTATCTGTTTAACAGGATACTTACAGAATGGCTAACTGTCGAAAAAAATGTTGAAAAGGTGCTTCACTAA
- a CDS encoding OmpH family outer membrane protein, with amino-acid sequence MQKIIFGLIFALLVVSDVLAQKFGYIDTDYILSKMPDAQKVQGELDAASTKWEKEIKDRQMEIDKMEQDYRAEEVLLTDAMRQERKQSIENKRKEAMDYNKKVYGPEGLLYLKKKELMTPLRDKIFEAVNKVVKTRKLEFMFDKAADLIMIYADPRHDYSDYVLEELGLGDKDDNPNKKK; translated from the coding sequence ATGCAAAAAATAATATTTGGTCTCATATTTGCATTATTAGTTGTATCAGATGTACTGGCACAAAAGTTTGGCTACATTGATACAGATTATATACTAAGCAAAATGCCAGATGCTCAGAAAGTCCAAGGTGAACTAGACGCAGCTTCAACCAAATGGGAAAAAGAGATAAAAGATCGTCAGATGGAGATAGATAAAATGGAGCAGGACTATCGGGCAGAGGAAGTACTTTTGACAGATGCTATGCGTCAGGAAAGAAAACAATCCATTGAAAATAAACGAAAGGAAGCGATGGATTACAACAAGAAAGTATATGGTCCGGAAGGATTATTATATCTGAAAAAGAAAGAGCTAATGACACCTCTTCGGGACAAAATATTTGAGGCGGTTAATAAAGTTGTGAAAACCCGAAAACTGGAATTCATGTTTGACAAAGCAGCTGATTTAATAATGATCTATGCAGATCCCCGACATGATTATTCAGATTATGTTTTAGAGGAATTAGGACTGGGAGATAAAGATGATAATCCAAATAAGAAAAAATAG
- a CDS encoding cytochrome c oxidase subunit 3, whose product MAYKSEQQSAAKPSLPGLFTHRKDPYQFMLYLGFGGSSLIFLLLVILYIIRKGTPGWLSFNIPSIFWISSTFIILSSVSLHLANKAFSQDRFTHYKWFLASTLDLGILFIITQIIGWKTLFQEGIVIHKSTAGAFLYIISGLHLLHVLGGLIFLSILLVQALKRTTYIDSFIYSVNPPNQFRLLLISQYWHFVDILWILLFLFFLYQQYF is encoded by the coding sequence ATGGCTTACAAATCCGAGCAACAATCCGCAGCCAAGCCTTCACTGCCAGGACTCTTTACACACCGTAAAGACCCTTATCAGTTTATGCTATATCTGGGATTTGGTGGAAGTAGCCTGATATTTTTATTGCTTGTAATATTATATATCATTCGTAAAGGAACTCCTGGTTGGTTAAGTTTTAACATCCCCTCAATTTTCTGGATCAGTTCAACGTTTATTATTTTAAGTAGTGTCTCACTCCATTTGGCAAACAAAGCATTTAGCCAAGATCGCTTTACACATTATAAATGGTTTCTAGCATCAACACTTGATTTAGGAATTCTATTTATTATTACTCAGATAATAGGCTGGAAGACATTGTTTCAGGAAGGCATTGTTATTCATAAAAGTACAGCAGGAGCCTTTTTATATATTATATCAGGACTTCATCTACTCCATGTACTGGGTGGGCTTATTTTTCTAAGTATTTTATTGGTCCAGGCTCTCAAACGAACCACATATATAGATAGTTTTATTTATAGTGTGAACCCTCCCAACCAATTCCGCTTATTACTTATCAGCCAGTATTGGCACTTTGTCGATATTTTATGGATACTACTTTTCCTCTTTTTCTTATATCAGCAATATTTCTGA
- a CDS encoding alpha-1,2-fucosyltransferase yields MIIVRLNGGLGNQLFQYALGRHLSIKHKVPFKLDISWYKKGIREYGLIHFTISEEIATQKEIASVTHMTKSLWNRLNRNLIQPILPYYKRYIVLEKQFAFDPRILNTASTIYLDGYWQNEKYFKDIEDLLRKDLQFKEPLDQQNRIISETITQKNAVSLHVRRGDYVSNPEYQQVFGTCDIDYYHKAIHWIKDNVSDPHFFIFSDDIEWTVNNIDIPFPFTVINHNKGSQSYKDMQLMSLCKHHIIANSTFSWWGAWLNPDKEKKIVAPKKWANIDSERSTHIVPLDWHQL; encoded by the coding sequence GTGATTATTGTTCGACTAAATGGAGGCCTGGGAAATCAATTATTCCAGTATGCCTTAGGAAGGCATTTATCCATAAAACATAAAGTTCCTTTTAAATTAGACATTAGCTGGTATAAAAAAGGTATTAGAGAATATGGACTTATCCATTTTACCATATCAGAAGAGATTGCAACACAAAAAGAGATTGCATCTGTTACTCATATGACCAAAAGTTTATGGAACCGTTTAAATCGAAATCTGATTCAACCTATACTTCCATATTATAAAAGATACATTGTACTAGAAAAACAATTCGCTTTTGATCCCAGAATACTAAATACAGCTTCAACTATATATTTGGACGGATATTGGCAAAATGAAAAGTATTTCAAGGATATTGAAGATCTTCTGCGAAAAGACCTTCAGTTCAAAGAACCATTGGATCAGCAAAATCGTATAATTTCTGAGACTATCACTCAAAAGAATGCGGTTAGTCTGCATGTAAGACGTGGTGACTATGTGTCAAACCCAGAATATCAGCAAGTATTTGGAACATGTGATATTGATTATTATCATAAAGCTATCCACTGGATAAAAGATAATGTATCTGATCCTCATTTTTTCATTTTTTCAGATGACATTGAGTGGACTGTCAATAATATAGATATACCTTTTCCATTTACTGTTATCAATCATAATAAAGGTAGCCAAAGCTATAAAGATATGCAACTGATGAGTTTATGTAAACATCATATAATCGCAAACAGTACTTTTAGTTGGTGGGGAGCCTGGCTAAATCCAGATAAAGAGAAAAAAATTGTTGCTCCTAAGAAATGGGCAAATATAGATAGTGAAAGATCTACACATATAGTACCACTTGACTGGCATCAACTCTAA
- a CDS encoding NAD kinase yields MKIVIHGRNFKEETKPYIQELFDELTDRGVEIQLSEPFELFLQKMGIQKKETAIYSSRSQIMDADFFFSIGGDGTLLEAITHIGSRQIPILGINTGRLGFLATTAPEKAGNALDNLFNGHYTFDDRTMIHLESDRDLFEGLPFGLNEFTITRRDTSSMITVHTFIDGEYLNSYWADGLIVSTPTGSTAYSLSCGGPVVLPQSSNLIITPVSPHNLNVRPLVVSDSSVISFEIEGRSRYYLVSLDSRSRAVDSTVQLAVRKENFKARLVKMNHENFLYTLRNKLNWGYDVRN; encoded by the coding sequence ATGAAGATTGTCATCCACGGAAGAAACTTTAAAGAAGAAACCAAGCCATATATTCAGGAGCTTTTTGATGAACTGACAGACCGTGGTGTTGAAATACAGTTATCTGAACCATTTGAGCTTTTTTTACAAAAAATGGGTATCCAGAAGAAAGAAACGGCTATATACAGCAGCCGAAGTCAGATCATGGACGCCGATTTTTTTTTCAGTATCGGAGGAGATGGTACATTACTGGAAGCTATCACTCATATTGGCTCAAGACAAATACCTATACTTGGTATCAATACAGGTCGTTTGGGCTTTTTAGCAACTACAGCACCTGAGAAAGCAGGAAATGCTCTTGATAATCTATTTAATGGTCATTATACATTTGATGATCGAACAATGATTCATCTGGAATCAGACAGAGATCTGTTTGAGGGTTTGCCATTTGGTCTCAATGAATTTACCATAACACGACGAGACACTTCTTCAATGATTACTGTCCATACATTCATTGATGGTGAATATTTAAATTCGTATTGGGCAGATGGCCTTATTGTTTCTACTCCTACAGGTTCCACAGCCTATTCACTAAGTTGTGGTGGTCCTGTAGTTTTGCCACAGTCCAGTAACCTGATTATTACTCCAGTAAGTCCTCACAACCTAAATGTACGCCCACTAGTAGTTTCTGATTCTAGTGTAATTTCATTTGAAATCGAAGGAAGAAGCCGTTATTATTTGGTTTCGTTAGATTCCCGTTCCCGCGCTGTAGATTCTACAGTGCAATTAGCCGTACGCAAAGAGAACTTTAAAGCACGTTTGGTAAAAATGAATCATGAAAATTTCCTCTATACTTTGCGTAATAAATTGAATTGGGGGTACGACGTAAGAAATTAA
- a CDS encoding DUF6089 family protein, which translates to MSKLHAQRFTKSKQYWSIGGSINAMNYFGDITPAENFTSTDLKFTRYNIGIHAIHRMTPRFSTRFAFNYGRLRGDDYESQKPTDKNAIFRYLRNNSFRTSIYELSVVGMLDLVENRQSYLRRPEFVPYLFGGVAGFYFNPKAQEPGNPGNWVALQPLQTEGKSYSLFQIAIPFGVGFRYKASTRWDVSFEIGYRYLFTDYLDDVSGNYADPATLKSDLARKMASRSADPKSADGIDRQLGGDGNTIGVLDRVGYSILPFESGNIQYQAVQGYAAGDKRGSPKEKDWYLITGFHINYILVKGVRCPKFR; encoded by the coding sequence GTGAGCAAATTACACGCCCAGCGATTTACAAAAAGCAAACAATACTGGAGTATTGGGGGCAGCATCAATGCAATGAACTATTTTGGAGATATTACTCCTGCGGAGAACTTTACCAGTACAGATCTTAAGTTTACCCGTTATAATATTGGTATTCATGCCATACATCGCATGACACCTCGGTTCAGCACCCGATTTGCATTCAATTATGGTCGTCTTCGGGGTGATGATTACGAATCTCAAAAACCTACAGATAAAAATGCCATTTTCCGTTATCTGAGGAATAATTCCTTCAGAACTAGTATCTACGAACTTTCAGTTGTAGGGATGTTAGATCTTGTGGAAAACCGTCAAAGCTATCTTCGCAGGCCAGAGTTTGTGCCCTATCTATTTGGAGGAGTTGCAGGATTTTATTTCAATCCGAAAGCTCAGGAACCAGGCAATCCTGGAAACTGGGTAGCATTGCAACCTTTACAAACAGAAGGAAAATCCTATTCATTGTTTCAGATAGCCATTCCATTTGGAGTAGGTTTTCGTTATAAAGCTTCCACACGTTGGGATGTATCTTTTGAAATTGGTTATCGCTATTTATTTACAGATTACCTGGATGATGTGAGCGGCAATTATGCAGATCCAGCAACATTGAAAAGCGATCTTGCCCGCAAAATGGCGAGCCGTTCCGCAGACCCAAAATCAGCAGACGGAATTGATCGTCAACTAGGAGGAGATGGGAATACCATTGGAGTGTTGGATAGAGTAGGTTATAGTATATTACCATTTGAGAGTGGAAATATACAATATCAGGCAGTACAAGGATATGCAGCAGGAGATAAACGTGGCAGCCCAAAAGAGAAAGACTGGTATCTGATTACAGGTTTCCATATTAACTACATCCTTGTGAAAGGAGTAAGATGTCCTAAGTTTAGATAA
- a CDS encoding CBS domain-containing protein, whose product MIAEEFLNRMIPLLKPTDSATFALDWMQELHLFQLPVVNDGEYLGLVSQSVLVEQPAASLAEITLEAQEIYSFRHEPYLDVLKTAKQNHLQVIAIVDTDQSYVGTIVVDETLAFFAQSQEQSPGSTLVLLMEERDYSLTEISRLVESNDAKIVSSYVNTYPYDKSKIQLTIKINRMDITRIIATFERFEYDVIAKYQHESGHDEDKERLDMLLKYLSI is encoded by the coding sequence ATGATAGCCGAAGAGTTTCTCAACCGAATGATTCCCCTTTTAAAACCTACAGACTCTGCAACATTTGCGTTGGATTGGATGCAGGAGCTTCATTTGTTTCAATTGCCTGTGGTGAATGATGGTGAATACTTAGGATTAGTAAGTCAATCTGTATTAGTAGAGCAACCCGCAGCAAGCCTGGCAGAAATTACCCTGGAAGCTCAGGAAATATATTCATTTCGTCACGAACCCTACCTAGATGTATTAAAAACAGCAAAGCAGAATCATTTGCAGGTTATAGCTATTGTAGATACAGATCAAAGTTACGTAGGCACTATTGTAGTAGATGAAACACTTGCTTTCTTTGCACAGTCACAGGAACAAAGTCCTGGAAGTACACTTGTGCTTTTGATGGAAGAACGGGATTATTCTCTAACAGAGATTAGCAGGCTGGTAGAATCCAATGACGCAAAAATTGTGAGTAGTTATGTAAATACATATCCTTATGATAAATCTAAGATACAGCTAACCATCAAGATTAACCGGATGGACATTACACGTATTATTGCAACATTTGAGCGCTTTGAGTATGATGTAATTGCTAAATATCAACATGAAAGTGGGCATGATGAAGACAAAGAACGTCTTGATATGTTGCTAAAATATCTTAGCATCTAA
- a CDS encoding DUF6089 family protein, giving the protein MITKLSKALAHSHSTHSISSRLYKIAVCIYAVLLISSIKVQAQHIEVGGGVGAMLYKGDILTNIDPRYSKLGGQLFLRHTPGKAVSFKYAVLAGSIYGSDEKRKNDPLAQARNRTFNSSIQELSVTMEYNFLDYRSNIKRMPLSPYLFGGLALFHFDPAENKKPTYSLSGISIPFGVGLKYVLYKNWNLNVEFGARKTFTDYLDNLSGTDITNPTQNGNPKNKDMYLYTGISISYTFYKIQCPEFY; this is encoded by the coding sequence TTGATCACAAAACTTAGTAAAGCGTTGGCTCATTCTCACTCAACACATTCTATCAGCTCTCGATTGTATAAAATAGCGGTTTGTATATACGCAGTTTTGCTTATTTCCAGTATTAAAGTTCAGGCGCAACATATTGAAGTAGGTGGAGGAGTAGGTGCCATGTTATATAAAGGGGATATATTAACTAATATAGATCCCAGATATTCGAAATTAGGAGGACAACTGTTTTTACGCCATACACCAGGAAAAGCTGTAAGCTTCAAATATGCAGTACTGGCAGGAAGTATTTATGGATCTGATGAAAAAAGGAAGAATGATCCATTAGCACAAGCAAGAAATCGTACATTTAATAGTTCTATCCAGGAGCTATCGGTTACTATGGAATATAATTTCCTTGATTATCGCAGTAATATAAAACGGATGCCATTATCTCCTTATTTATTTGGAGGTCTGGCTCTATTTCACTTTGATCCAGCCGAAAATAAAAAACCAACGTACTCTCTTTCTGGCATTAGTATTCCGTTTGGAGTAGGACTGAAATATGTTTTATATAAAAACTGGAATCTAAATGTTGAATTTGGTGCCAGAAAGACATTTACAGATTATCTTGATAATTTAAGTGGTACAGATATTACCAATCCTACTCAAAACGGTAATCCTAAAAATAAAGATATGTACCTTTATACAGGTATTTCTATATCTTACACATTCTACAAAATTCAATGTCCTGAATTCTATTAA
- a CDS encoding OmpH family outer membrane protein: MKKTFIILASMLLALGGSIITQAQNLKIGYVDSQSVLEKLDEVKAANAQLREFAAIKDKELKKDADDFQAKVKDAEDKFQSMTPQMQAATQKELQALQEKLQIKQQSAQSEISNKEKQLFEPIQKRIQDAIKQIATDGSYTYVLDKQVLFHSPTTDDLSDEVVKKLQATKPQAAATPATTKPATTPATTKPTTTPKK; this comes from the coding sequence ATGAAAAAAACATTCATTATTCTTGCTTCGATGTTGTTGGCACTGGGAGGAAGCATCATCACTCAGGCACAAAACCTTAAAATTGGCTACGTAGATTCTCAATCTGTATTGGAAAAGCTGGACGAAGTCAAAGCAGCCAACGCTCAATTACGTGAATTTGCTGCTATTAAAGATAAAGAATTAAAAAAAGACGCAGATGACTTTCAGGCAAAAGTAAAAGATGCAGAAGATAAGTTTCAGTCTATGACACCTCAAATGCAAGCAGCTACTCAGAAAGAGCTACAAGCCTTACAAGAAAAACTTCAGATTAAACAACAATCTGCACAAAGTGAAATTTCTAATAAAGAGAAACAATTATTCGAGCCTATTCAAAAACGTATTCAGGATGCTATTAAACAGATAGCAACAGATGGTAGCTATACATATGTTTTGGATAAGCAAGTTCTATTCCACTCCCCTACTACTGATGATTTATCAGATGAGGTAGTGAAAAAACTACAGGCTACTAAACCTCAAGCGGCAGCAACTCCAGCCACAACAAAACCTGCTACAACACCAGCAACAACTAAACCAACTACAACACCTAAAAAATAA